The following proteins are co-located in the Diaphorobacter sp. HDW4B genome:
- a CDS encoding type 1 glutamine amidotransferase, with product MTKPVAILQHETNQGPGVLLEHLQQQDIPYEIILPTEDGTTPRNASDWRGIIILGSNHGVNERLNWMHDECALLESALARDVPVLGHCFGAQMLAHAMGAQVSRNACPNIGWSQIWVTPDAQHDLNIPVRTMMFNWHYDTFEIPRGATRTMYGTYCLNKGFRHGKHWAFQGHLEVTAESLKAWCEEGRHELQLCASGPSCQCEKQILENLHARVAALHAVARRVYGAWTGQLERPTSIAPTQHQYATSASN from the coding sequence ATGACGAAACCCGTCGCCATCCTGCAGCACGAAACCAACCAAGGCCCCGGCGTGCTGCTGGAGCACCTGCAGCAGCAGGACATTCCATACGAAATCATCCTCCCCACCGAAGACGGCACCACGCCCCGCAACGCCAGCGACTGGCGCGGCATCATCATCCTCGGCAGCAACCATGGAGTGAACGAGCGACTCAACTGGATGCACGACGAATGCGCCCTGCTGGAATCCGCCCTCGCCCGCGACGTGCCCGTGCTCGGCCACTGCTTCGGCGCACAAATGCTAGCCCACGCCATGGGCGCGCAAGTCTCACGCAACGCCTGCCCCAACATCGGCTGGAGCCAGATCTGGGTCACCCCCGATGCCCAACACGACCTGAACATCCCCGTCCGCACCATGATGTTCAACTGGCACTACGACACCTTCGAAATCCCACGCGGCGCCACCCGCACCATGTACGGCACCTACTGCCTCAACAAAGGTTTCCGCCACGGCAAACACTGGGCCTTCCAGGGCCACTTGGAAGTCACCGCAGAAAGCCTCAAAGCCTGGTGCGAAGAAGGCAGGCACGAACTGCAGCTGTGCGCGAGCGGGCCGTCATGCCAATGTGAAAAGCAGATTCTGGAGAATTTGCATGCGCGCGTGGCGGCTTTGCATGCGGTAGCGAGGCGGGTTTATGGGGCTTGGACGGGGCAGTTGGAGCGGCCCACAAGCATTGCTCCAACCCAACACCAATACGCCACCTCCGCAAGCAACTGA
- a CDS encoding AIPR family protein, protein MDQSVEDFFQSFRSDLSIGAASNQRFALTEFVESLGAELVESGFVEGFEHCHYRASRGARVDGYWFAEDDVLDLYIADFDARAELASLPKTDVDAAFKRLTKFFEASKDKDLAAELEPMSPEYGLAREIADRSTRIRKINLVLLSERVLSERIQSIDDSTIAGVPASFHIWDITRLQRQRSARGQKEPLDLDVSGMFGRGLSCLPAHLDTDGYMAYLIVVPGDVLASLYEKYGARLLEQNVRTFLQARAGVNKGIRASIMNEPEMFFAYNNGVTATAQSVETSIVDGQLTITRLLNLQIVNGGQTTASLFHARKKDKADLSKISVQMKLSVIDGSGAEAIVPKISQYANTQNKVNDADFFSNHPFHVRMETFSRRIWVPAGNGSQKETKCFYERARGQYADAQSALTAAEQRRFLLEYPKHQMFTKTDLAKFENVWEDHPSWVNRGAQKNFAQFAKRIGEEWTRSADEFSEFYYKRAIARALIFKSTEQLVSEQAWYSGGYRANIVAYALALLSEIAKQRQQSVDFQKIWKSQKIENALLDGIAVIAKFVHSDLVQPPAGISNVTEWCKRVDCWTRLLTGQATVEKMLSAEFWQSLVPLDTQKEELQGARRIQKIDDGLEAQRRVIAVHVAEWSRVLSVLKSKGQLTSKDRDLLNIAMQIPSKVPSGKQCIALLEIVERARLEGVVVAA, encoded by the coding sequence ATGGATCAGTCGGTCGAAGATTTTTTTCAGAGTTTCCGAAGTGACCTCAGTATTGGCGCTGCATCGAATCAGCGGTTTGCGCTGACGGAATTTGTCGAGTCGCTCGGGGCCGAGCTAGTCGAGTCGGGATTCGTAGAGGGATTTGAACATTGCCACTATCGAGCCAGCCGCGGGGCGCGCGTCGATGGATACTGGTTCGCCGAGGATGATGTGCTTGACCTTTACATTGCTGACTTCGATGCCCGAGCGGAGTTGGCTTCGTTGCCCAAGACGGATGTCGATGCTGCGTTCAAGCGATTGACCAAATTCTTCGAAGCCAGCAAGGACAAGGATTTGGCGGCCGAGCTCGAGCCGATGAGTCCTGAATATGGATTGGCTCGAGAGATTGCGGATCGTTCGACACGCATTCGCAAGATCAATCTGGTGCTGCTTTCGGAGCGCGTGCTCAGCGAACGCATCCAGTCCATCGATGATTCAACCATTGCAGGTGTGCCTGCGTCGTTCCATATCTGGGACATCACGCGGCTTCAACGTCAACGCAGCGCGAGAGGGCAGAAGGAGCCGCTGGATCTCGACGTTTCCGGGATGTTCGGACGTGGACTGTCGTGTCTCCCTGCCCATCTCGACACCGATGGGTACATGGCATATCTCATCGTCGTTCCCGGTGATGTGCTTGCTTCCCTGTACGAGAAGTATGGAGCTCGGCTGCTCGAACAGAACGTGCGAACGTTCCTGCAGGCGCGCGCGGGGGTGAACAAAGGCATTCGGGCAAGCATCATGAACGAGCCCGAGATGTTTTTCGCATACAACAATGGTGTGACCGCGACCGCTCAGTCGGTGGAGACTTCGATCGTCGATGGGCAGTTGACCATCACTCGATTGCTGAACCTGCAGATCGTGAATGGCGGGCAGACCACTGCATCGCTTTTCCATGCGCGCAAGAAAGACAAGGCGGATCTTTCGAAGATATCCGTGCAGATGAAGCTGTCGGTCATTGATGGATCGGGAGCCGAGGCCATCGTGCCGAAGATCTCTCAGTATGCGAACACGCAGAACAAGGTGAACGATGCCGACTTCTTCTCGAACCATCCGTTCCATGTCCGCATGGAAACCTTTTCCAGGCGTATCTGGGTGCCTGCTGGAAATGGCTCGCAGAAAGAAACCAAGTGCTTTTACGAACGCGCCAGAGGTCAGTACGCGGATGCACAGTCGGCGTTGACTGCGGCTGAGCAACGCAGGTTTTTGCTTGAGTATCCGAAGCACCAGATGTTCACCAAGACCGATCTGGCCAAGTTCGAGAACGTGTGGGAGGACCATCCGAGCTGGGTGAACAGAGGGGCTCAAAAGAACTTCGCGCAGTTTGCAAAGCGCATCGGCGAGGAGTGGACGCGATCAGCGGATGAGTTCAGTGAGTTCTATTACAAGAGAGCCATTGCCCGCGCCTTGATTTTCAAATCGACCGAGCAGTTGGTCTCGGAGCAGGCCTGGTACAGTGGTGGATACCGAGCCAACATTGTGGCGTATGCATTGGCGCTCCTGAGTGAAATTGCGAAACAGCGACAGCAGAGCGTCGATTTTCAGAAGATCTGGAAAAGCCAAAAAATCGAAAATGCTTTGCTGGATGGCATTGCTGTGATCGCGAAGTTTGTGCATTCCGATTTGGTGCAACCACCTGCGGGAATTTCCAATGTCACGGAATGGTGCAAGCGAGTGGATTGTTGGACCCGATTGCTCACCGGGCAAGCGACTGTCGAGAAGATGTTGTCTGCAGAGTTCTGGCAGTCATTGGTGCCCTTGGACACCCAGAAAGAGGAGTTGCAAGGTGCCAGGCGGATTCAGAAGATCGACGACGGACTCGAAGCGCAACGTCGTGTGATCGCTGTACATGTTGCGGAATGGTCGCGGGTGTTGTCGGTACTTAAGTCGAAGGGACAGTTGACCTCGAAGGATCGGGATCTGTTGAACATCGCAATGCAAATTCCTTCAAAAGTTCCTTCGGGCAAACAATGCATTGCCTTGTTGGAGATCGTTGAAAGAGCTAGGCTCGAAGGGGTGGTTGTAGCTGCCTGA
- a CDS encoding PD-(D/E)XK motif protein yields MLEHSPWDDLTIPDSDYNVLLVDEMDAVPCHWGRSATGACLFIVELQGDFAERMRRKLIHVRGIKLDLQVRPQGVQHLVFELQRDGDRDLFLNFCRALSSSLASARNSDVAFAMAWEHLRRWKHFLSGSMHQLSPEAVRGLYAELLFLCDRIRNSGDSLAAVDSWKGPMRGQHDFVYGNKAVEIKSLMGTARNSVRISSEDQLESLNETLYLRIYALRVEDGKSEGVSLNRLVDLVRAQIDDASALDDFDGKLVEQKYQPLPAYDEPRFSEREVRTYRVDGEFPRIARSRLSPMLCNVAYDVKLEGIEEHACNESELHGDK; encoded by the coding sequence ATGCTTGAGCATTCGCCTTGGGATGATCTCACCATTCCGGATAGCGACTACAACGTGCTGCTGGTGGATGAGATGGATGCAGTGCCCTGCCATTGGGGGAGAAGCGCTACGGGTGCCTGTCTTTTCATTGTCGAACTGCAGGGAGATTTCGCCGAGCGCATGCGAAGAAAACTGATTCATGTGCGTGGAATCAAGCTCGATCTGCAGGTTCGTCCTCAAGGTGTTCAGCACCTTGTGTTCGAGCTTCAGCGAGATGGAGATCGCGATCTCTTTCTGAACTTCTGCAGAGCTCTTTCCAGCTCTCTGGCGAGTGCTCGGAATTCCGATGTTGCTTTTGCCATGGCGTGGGAACACCTTCGCCGGTGGAAACATTTTCTGAGCGGGAGCATGCACCAGCTTTCGCCGGAGGCAGTCCGGGGGCTGTATGCGGAACTGCTGTTTCTTTGCGATCGAATCCGGAACTCGGGGGATTCGTTGGCGGCTGTCGACAGTTGGAAGGGGCCGATGCGGGGGCAGCATGATTTCGTTTACGGAAACAAGGCCGTGGAAATCAAGTCGCTCATGGGGACAGCGCGCAACTCGGTTCGGATTTCGTCGGAGGATCAACTGGAATCATTGAACGAGACGCTGTATTTGCGCATCTATGCTCTTCGTGTGGAGGACGGCAAATCAGAGGGCGTTTCCTTGAATCGGTTGGTGGATCTTGTCAGAGCCCAGATCGACGATGCCAGCGCGCTGGACGACTTCGACGGCAAGCTTGTCGAACAGAAATACCAGCCTTTGCCCGCTTACGACGAACCACGCTTCTCCGAGCGAGAGGTTCGTACGTATCGTGTGGATGGTGAGTTTCCTCGAATCGCGAGATCAAGGCTTTCGCCGATGTTGTGCAATGTTGCGTATGACGTGAAACTGGAGGGCATTGAGGAGCATGCCTGCAATGAATCCGAATTGCATGGAGATAAGTGA
- a CDS encoding Z1 domain-containing protein: protein MSNREISEEKNIRNALIAALSNLDSTPTRELVEKKAKGLAALFDYSGDLKNIIADTLVAVETRMGEGVSLIDTTAEHDDQWIHKRSDIDWVYSKAYFDFLESEGWAPRLTQTLSDVTGRILGHLQDPKSEGTTWSRRGLVIGHVQSGKTANYTGVIARAADAGYKLIIVIAGIHNNLRKQTQERIDEAFIGRSSDPKKKRQAVGVGLQKGYPHPATLTNVIDDFNSNTAAKSGWTINDFSKPIILVIKKNVSTLDALHGWLADLNANRHNRITDVPMLLIDDEADNASINTNKEDVDPTRTNATIRRILALFAKSCYVGYTATPFANIFINPDVYGDGVLEELFPRDFIYCLDAPTTYFGANKVFLNDDSSDRVLRHIDDAEKLLPLDHKGDFVVAELPASLYASLDSFIIARAIRNLRGQEKKHCSMMVNVSRFVSVQRQVREFLREREGKIRRAVEMHAHMPDESAVGNAQMQALKNAFDAEYSDSGVTWQDVKGGLVGVFEHLHMYVINSGSDEVLDYKKYSDDGIGLTAIAIGGLSLSRGLTVEGLTTSYMYRSTKMYDTLMQMGRWFGYRAGFEDLCRVHLSRDSIDWYAYIANAADELVLQVKRMRRDGLSPREFGLYVKDHPDALSITAANKMRTGQEVVLKQNYSGLLKESHWLSVDEQVNRNNFELIERFWKQGFGGRHARPTKKGLIFEGVDVSVVDDFLTSFQAHTKFEEKKKVLVEYLRAVGPVHEACDVLLISPGGISENEHVLNVQERSALNVENECWLLSKDRVASRGDEGLGLTDEQRVNALHAAEADAKELAKNGKTEKSRALAETRVAAAHEKKMQVSDVFYREQRAKPLLMIHSLMPTGNEELKKPIAAFGLSFPPGNYGTSISVIANRVWMQKENGASMNSEEEEEVDA from the coding sequence TTGAGCAACCGTGAAATTTCCGAAGAGAAGAACATCCGAAATGCGCTGATTGCGGCGCTGAGCAATCTGGATTCCACACCAACCCGCGAGCTGGTCGAGAAAAAAGCCAAGGGGCTTGCGGCCTTGTTTGACTACAGTGGCGATCTGAAAAACATCATTGCCGACACGCTGGTCGCCGTGGAGACTCGAATGGGCGAGGGTGTTTCGCTGATCGACACCACGGCGGAGCACGATGACCAATGGATTCACAAGCGCTCCGATATCGACTGGGTCTACTCCAAGGCATATTTCGACTTTCTGGAAAGCGAGGGCTGGGCGCCTCGATTGACGCAGACACTCAGCGATGTGACGGGCAGAATTCTTGGACATCTGCAGGATCCGAAATCCGAGGGCACCACATGGAGTCGACGTGGACTGGTGATCGGACATGTGCAGTCGGGGAAGACCGCGAATTACACCGGTGTCATCGCACGAGCTGCGGACGCAGGCTACAAGCTCATCATCGTGATCGCAGGTATCCACAACAACCTGCGCAAGCAGACTCAGGAGCGAATCGACGAAGCTTTCATTGGCCGCTCCAGCGACCCCAAGAAGAAACGTCAGGCTGTGGGGGTCGGGTTGCAGAAGGGGTATCCCCATCCCGCGACACTCACGAACGTCATTGACGATTTCAACAGCAACACAGCGGCGAAGAGCGGATGGACGATCAACGATTTCAGCAAGCCGATCATTCTTGTTATCAAGAAGAATGTCTCCACTCTGGATGCATTGCATGGTTGGTTGGCCGATCTGAATGCGAACAGGCATAACCGAATCACCGATGTTCCGATGCTGCTCATCGATGATGAGGCTGACAATGCTTCGATCAACACGAACAAGGAGGACGTGGACCCCACTCGGACCAATGCGACGATTCGGCGCATTCTCGCCTTGTTTGCCAAGTCCTGCTATGTCGGCTACACGGCCACTCCGTTCGCCAACATCTTCATAAATCCCGATGTCTACGGCGATGGAGTTCTCGAAGAGCTTTTCCCACGCGATTTCATCTACTGTCTGGACGCCCCCACCACGTACTTTGGGGCCAACAAGGTGTTCTTGAACGACGATTCCAGCGATCGGGTCCTGCGTCATATCGATGACGCGGAGAAGTTGCTTCCGCTGGATCACAAGGGTGACTTTGTGGTGGCGGAATTGCCCGCCAGTCTGTATGCATCGCTTGATTCCTTCATCATTGCCCGGGCGATTCGAAATCTGCGTGGGCAGGAAAAGAAGCACTGTTCGATGATGGTCAATGTCTCGCGGTTTGTGAGTGTGCAGAGACAGGTTCGCGAGTTCTTGCGCGAGCGGGAGGGGAAAATCCGCAGAGCCGTGGAGATGCATGCCCATATGCCTGACGAAAGTGCAGTTGGGAACGCACAGATGCAAGCCCTGAAGAATGCCTTTGACGCCGAGTATTCCGATTCTGGAGTCACGTGGCAGGACGTCAAGGGTGGACTTGTCGGCGTATTTGAGCACTTGCACATGTATGTGATCAACAGTGGCAGCGATGAGGTTCTCGACTACAAGAAATATTCGGATGATGGTATTGGACTGACGGCCATTGCGATCGGTGGTCTGAGTTTGTCCCGTGGACTGACTGTCGAGGGGCTCACGACCAGCTACATGTACCGTAGCACCAAGATGTATGACACCCTCATGCAGATGGGGCGCTGGTTTGGATACAGGGCGGGCTTCGAAGATCTGTGCCGAGTCCATCTGTCGCGGGACAGCATTGACTGGTATGCATACATTGCCAATGCCGCGGATGAACTCGTGCTGCAGGTGAAACGCATGCGGCGAGATGGGTTGAGTCCGAGGGAGTTTGGCCTCTACGTCAAGGACCATCCGGATGCGTTGTCCATCACCGCTGCAAACAAGATGCGAACTGGGCAAGAGGTCGTGCTCAAGCAAAATTACAGTGGGTTATTGAAAGAAAGCCACTGGCTCTCAGTGGATGAACAGGTCAACCGAAACAACTTTGAACTGATTGAACGCTTCTGGAAGCAGGGCTTTGGTGGACGGCATGCGCGGCCGACAAAAAAGGGATTGATTTTCGAGGGAGTCGACGTTTCAGTAGTCGATGACTTTTTGACCTCCTTTCAGGCACACACGAAGTTTGAAGAGAAAAAGAAAGTGCTCGTTGAGTACTTGCGGGCAGTTGGTCCAGTTCATGAAGCTTGTGATGTTCTGTTGATCTCTCCGGGTGGGATTTCTGAAAATGAGCATGTCCTCAATGTTCAGGAGCGCTCTGCACTTAATGTTGAGAACGAATGCTGGTTGCTTTCCAAAGACCGCGTTGCTTCGCGAGGTGATGAGGGGTTAGGGCTGACCGACGAGCAGAGGGTAAATGCACTCCATGCTGCGGAAGCAGACGCGAAAGAGCTGGCAAAAAACGGCAAAACTGAGAAATCGCGGGCGTTGGCTGAAACAAGAGTTGCTGCCGCGCATGAGAAGAAAATGCAAGTTTCCGACGTCTTCTACCGAGAACAGCGCGCTAAACCTTTGTTGATGATCCACAGTCTGATGCCAACCGGTAACGAAGAGCTCAAGAAGCCGATTGCAGCATTTGGTCTAAGCTTTCCTCCGGGTAACTATGGCACCTCCATTTCCGTCATTGCCAACCGAGTGTGGATGCAGAAGGAGAATGGGGCATCGATGAATTCGGAAGAGGAAGAGGAAGTCGATGCTTGA
- a CDS encoding ATP-binding protein, with protein sequence MARVLTHPPSAACLSATMRDLGYSLETAVADLLDNSISAGADNIQIFCNLAGKDPSLVILDNGIGLSEVELIQAMRHGASNPKSRRSPKDLGRFGLGLKTASFSQCRILTMASRKNEVLSAATWNLNLIDEKDEWLLEVHEQSEIAALPMIDSLSGTGTAVIWRNLDRLSESESGELREEIIAEKLSVLRQHLSLVFHRFLAGEIDGFKRLSISVNGLQLKAFDPFCRKNSATQLLPEEVVHFGSERVTLQPYILPHHSRLSVKEFDLYRERSDFISNQGVYVYRNGRLMVWGDWFRLVPKGETTKLARVQIDFSNAMDEHWTIDIKKSRARPPLAVRERLRQIINAITSRSISVHRGRGMRLYQEQAAPMWERYADRDRVRFAINLQHPLISSLRAGLDKEQAGQLQLLIESVSAALPLEMIYSDYSTHPKEMADAQSDPTLVHERLKLIRQEMFGDGPGNVDQFRRVVESAKLFEGQSESIDKFIEETFS encoded by the coding sequence ATGGCTCGTGTTCTGACGCATCCACCCAGTGCTGCATGTCTTTCGGCAACCATGCGTGATTTGGGTTATTCGCTTGAAACAGCCGTGGCTGATCTGCTGGACAACAGCATATCGGCGGGCGCTGACAACATACAGATCTTTTGCAATCTTGCGGGCAAGGATCCTTCTCTCGTCATTCTCGACAATGGGATCGGTTTGTCCGAGGTGGAGCTGATTCAGGCCATGCGGCATGGAGCATCCAATCCAAAGTCGCGGCGCTCGCCGAAGGATCTGGGCCGCTTTGGTCTGGGGCTGAAGACGGCTTCGTTTTCGCAGTGCCGCATTCTCACCATGGCAAGTCGCAAGAATGAAGTTCTGAGCGCTGCCACGTGGAATCTGAATCTGATCGATGAAAAGGACGAATGGCTGCTCGAGGTGCATGAGCAGAGCGAAATAGCCGCACTGCCGATGATCGATTCCTTGAGTGGCACCGGCACCGCGGTGATCTGGAGGAATCTGGACCGACTTTCCGAAAGTGAGTCGGGTGAACTGCGTGAGGAAATCATCGCAGAGAAGCTCTCGGTTCTGAGGCAGCATCTCTCGTTGGTTTTTCACCGGTTTCTCGCAGGTGAGATTGACGGCTTCAAGCGACTTTCGATTTCGGTCAATGGGCTGCAGTTGAAGGCATTCGATCCCTTCTGCAGAAAAAACTCCGCAACACAGCTTCTTCCGGAAGAGGTCGTGCATTTTGGCTCCGAGCGGGTCACTCTGCAGCCCTACATCCTGCCGCATCACAGCCGGTTGAGTGTCAAGGAGTTCGATCTCTATCGTGAAAGAAGCGATTTCATTTCGAATCAGGGGGTGTACGTATACCGAAACGGGCGACTGATGGTGTGGGGCGACTGGTTCCGCTTGGTTCCCAAAGGGGAGACAACCAAGCTCGCCCGTGTCCAGATCGACTTTTCCAACGCCATGGACGAGCATTGGACCATCGACATCAAGAAGTCGCGAGCTCGCCCACCACTGGCCGTTAGAGAGCGCCTGAGACAGATCATCAATGCCATCACCAGCCGGAGCATTTCCGTGCATCGAGGTCGGGGTATGCGGCTCTATCAGGAACAGGCAGCGCCGATGTGGGAGCGATATGCGGATCGTGACCGAGTCCGCTTTGCAATCAACCTCCAGCATCCTTTGATTTCCAGTCTCAGGGCTGGTCTGGACAAGGAGCAGGCGGGTCAGTTGCAGTTGCTGATCGAGTCGGTTTCGGCAGCATTGCCTTTGGAAATGATCTATTCGGATTATTCGACACATCCCAAGGAAATGGCGGATGCGCAGTCGGATCCGACACTGGTGCATGAGCGCCTGAAATTGATAAGACAGGAAATGTTCGGAGATGGTCCGGGGAATGTCGATCAGTTTCGGCGAGTTGTGGAGTCCGCCAAATTGTTCGAGGGTCAATCCGAGAGCATCGACAAATTCATTGAGGAGACATTCAGTTGA
- a CDS encoding DNA mismatch endonuclease Vsr: MMSSIRSRDTAPEMALRLRLHAMGFRYRLNVRRLPGSPDIVMSKYRAAIFVHGCFWHRHADCKFTTTPKANAQFWREKFQKNVERDQRDIDALRKEGWRVAVVWECATKFSADITAHAVAEWLGGHEPMLELGAADLQASSTPNGADHS; encoded by the coding sequence ATGATGTCCTCCATTCGCAGTCGCGACACTGCGCCGGAAATGGCGCTGCGACTGCGCCTTCATGCCATGGGGTTTCGCTACCGGCTGAACGTTCGACGACTGCCAGGCTCTCCGGACATCGTGATGTCCAAATATCGAGCTGCCATATTCGTTCATGGCTGCTTCTGGCATCGGCATGCCGACTGTAAATTCACCACCACACCCAAGGCAAATGCACAGTTCTGGCGGGAGAAATTCCAGAAGAATGTCGAGCGCGACCAGCGCGACATCGACGCCCTTCGCAAAGAAGGTTGGCGAGTTGCCGTTGTTTGGGAATGTGCGACAAAGTTTTCCGCCGATATCACAGCACACGCGGTCGCAGAATGGCTGGGTGGCCATGAGCCCATGCTGGAGCTGGGGGCTGCAGATCTCCAGGCTTCGTCAACCCCCAATGGAGCGGATCATTCCTGA
- a CDS encoding DNA cytosine methyltransferase yields the protein MSVPIIDLFAGPGGLGEGFSSVLDHEKQPFFKIALSIEKSPVAHGTLTLRSVFRQLRGTEAVKHYYRYMRGEIDESRFRAEPEVAAAFGHALREARCLELGKSDNGGIDKEIRSALNGSEEWVLIGGPPCQAYSLAGRSRRANDETFESDEKHFLYQEYLRIIKKHKPAIFVMENVKGMLSSKHSGSSMFERIIDDLSRPAKDLEYEIRSFVARGDQNSLDPRDYVIESEKFGIPQARHRVILLGVRKGLNTPQHELLAEAAHAATVGDAIDSLPKIRSRLSRGDTLEEWRSVVQGAARLLPNRKNTEDLQRAKDVMSSRGRDATHGSVGAAFIPYGFPATAQSTSLGEWLSDPDVGGVCQHEARSHMASDLQRYMFASSYAVAHSKSPRLENYPVELLPNHGNVAESSERTSVPFNDRFRVQCRSFPATTVVAHIAKDGHYYIHYDPSQCRSLTVREAARLQTFPDNYFFMGNRTEQYTQIGNAVPPLLALKLGRVVKSLLQGQARSQE from the coding sequence ATGTCGGTCCCCATCATTGATCTTTTTGCAGGCCCGGGAGGGCTTGGCGAGGGTTTTTCCTCGGTCTTGGATCATGAAAAGCAACCCTTTTTCAAGATCGCACTCTCCATCGAGAAGAGTCCGGTCGCGCATGGCACGCTGACGCTGCGCTCCGTTTTTCGTCAACTGCGGGGCACCGAGGCCGTCAAGCATTACTACCGATACATGCGCGGTGAGATTGACGAATCCAGGTTTCGCGCAGAACCGGAAGTGGCTGCAGCGTTCGGTCATGCACTGCGCGAAGCGCGCTGCCTGGAACTGGGCAAGTCCGACAACGGCGGCATCGACAAGGAAATCCGTTCCGCGCTGAATGGGAGCGAGGAATGGGTTCTGATCGGCGGCCCACCATGTCAGGCGTATTCACTTGCCGGACGCTCGCGTCGAGCCAATGACGAGACGTTTGAATCCGACGAAAAGCACTTCCTTTATCAAGAGTACCTGCGGATCATCAAGAAGCACAAACCGGCGATTTTCGTCATGGAAAACGTCAAGGGAATGCTTTCGTCAAAGCATTCGGGTTCGAGCATGTTCGAGCGAATCATCGACGATCTGTCCAGGCCCGCAAAGGATCTGGAGTACGAGATTCGCTCGTTTGTGGCGCGTGGTGATCAGAACTCGCTCGATCCTCGGGACTATGTCATCGAGTCCGAGAAGTTCGGCATTCCACAAGCGCGGCACCGGGTGATTCTTCTGGGTGTCCGGAAGGGGCTGAATACGCCGCAGCATGAGTTGCTTGCGGAAGCGGCACACGCTGCGACCGTTGGTGATGCGATCGACTCGCTGCCGAAAATCAGAAGCCGCCTGTCTCGGGGGGATACCTTGGAGGAGTGGCGCTCGGTCGTCCAAGGGGCTGCGAGGCTGCTTCCAAACAGGAAGAACACGGAAGATCTGCAGCGGGCCAAGGACGTCATGTCGTCACGCGGCAGGGATGCGACTCATGGTTCGGTTGGTGCCGCGTTCATTCCATACGGGTTTCCTGCAACTGCGCAGTCGACTTCATTGGGAGAGTGGTTGTCGGATCCTGATGTGGGCGGCGTCTGTCAGCATGAGGCCCGATCGCACATGGCCTCGGATCTCCAGCGCTACATGTTCGCCTCTTCCTACGCGGTCGCGCACAGCAAGTCGCCACGATTGGAGAACTACCCTGTCGAGCTGCTTCCAAATCACGGCAATGTCGCAGAGAGTTCAGAGCGCACATCGGTGCCCTTCAATGACCGATTCCGCGTGCAATGCAGGAGTTTTCCGGCGACGACGGTGGTGGCGCACATAGCCAAGGATGGCCACTACTACATCCACTACGACCCATCGCAGTGCCGGAGCCTCACTGTGCGCGAGGCAGCGCGGTTGCAGACGTTTCCGGACAACTACTTCTTCATGGGCAATCGCACCGAGCAGTACACGCAGATTGGGAATGCCGTGCCGCCGTTGCTCGCCCTGAAGTTGGGTCGTGTGGTGAAGAGCCTGTTGCAGGGTCAAGCGCGGAGTCAGGAATGA
- a CDS encoding AlpA family transcriptional regulator — MEFTFVLKYQLSNESDDMDALIERLGEAGCDDALVGTGQPGRLALEFVREAPTAEVAVQSALADVRNAVPSAQLIEVAPDLVGLSDVAELVGVSRQNMRKLMLMHTAADFPVPVHEGSTSIWHLADLLVWLENRAGYAINRDLLEVARVALQVNAAKEGRRISRAAFKELGALIG; from the coding sequence ATGGAGTTCACCTTTGTGCTCAAGTATCAGCTCTCCAATGAAAGCGACGACATGGACGCCTTGATCGAGCGCTTGGGCGAGGCCGGGTGCGACGACGCTTTGGTCGGCACAGGCCAGCCCGGACGCCTGGCGCTGGAGTTCGTTCGCGAGGCCCCAACCGCCGAGGTGGCTGTGCAAAGTGCCTTGGCGGATGTACGAAATGCAGTCCCATCGGCTCAACTGATCGAGGTCGCCCCTGATCTGGTGGGGCTGTCGGACGTGGCCGAGCTTGTCGGCGTCTCGCGCCAGAACATGCGCAAGCTGATGCTGATGCACACTGCCGCCGATTTCCCTGTGCCCGTGCACGAGGGCAGCACCTCCATCTGGCATTTGGCGGACTTGCTGGTTTGGCTGGAGAACAGGGCAGGCTATGCGATCAATCGCGATCTGCTGGAAGTGGCGCGGGTCGCCTTGCAAGTCAATGCGGCCAAGGAGGGAAGGCGGATTTCTCGGGCGGCTTTCAAGGAGTTGGGTGCGCTGATCGGGTGA